One segment of Nostoc flagelliforme CCNUN1 DNA contains the following:
- the drmD gene encoding DISARM system SNF2-like helicase DrmD, which yields MNLEAGQIVRVRSRQYLVEDVVLGPSAEEDTLVRLSCLDDDALGDPLEVLWEREVDAQYIGATNWDLVASRGFDDARLFSAYLHTLRWNCVTSIDPKLFQAPYRAGIEVKAYQLEPLRKALLMPRVALFIADDVGLGKTIEAGLILREMLMRQKVRRVVISCPPSVVRQWRDEMESRFGLTFMIFDREFVASGRQERGYGINPWTTHNRFIISHALLRDETYAASLRDWLGDFSAASMLILDEAHNAAPASGAKYAVDSQLTQTVRNLARRFEHKLFLSATPHNGHSNSFAALLEILDPQRFCRGVPVRNPKLLDTVMVRRLKRDLREIGEDFPNRQVIPIVIDGLPANAPELKLSRLLQEYRQLREERLKDTSKSTQKSAMLVVISLQKRLLSSIEAFARTLKVHRTAIEKQATSTPNTAKLSRNLPLLWQPPGVDDDRAELDEMEVQAEEDAQMMAASSQPTTSALTARELELLEEMSETANAARYQPDPRIKELENWIRSNLCSNLGEAGATWNDRRVIIFTEYTDTKRYLQQQLEALIAGSDREHQRIDVFHGGMGEERREAIKLAFNTDPSRHPLRILIATDAAREGVNLQNNCADLFHFDVPWNPSRMEQRNGRIDRKLQRSPIVRCYYFALPQRAEDRVLDILIKKTATIQKELGSLSPVVEKNLSRLLEGGIRHEEANSIAEVIKKVDQSETQANAFSQVVDEELEEIRLQKEQLVNQVAQLQEMLKSSQDWLGLDDRHFRDAISASLEILGVSSLAPVDANEAANDPTTARWIVPSLDQRLGADPTWANTLDTLRIPRKHGQKPWEWRREAPIRPVIFRDPGTLDGDVVHLHLEHRVVQRLLGRFLSQGFTHHELTRACVCLTDEPLPKVLILGRLSLYGDRATRLHDEVIAVAAEWSDPVTRGRKKLQALPEGQKDDVLALLENSLASPRLREVPASVRQRLCQATSEDVGELTPHLHKRAEVLAERAKKKLTARGQKEAEEMKKILEEQRDRIFKTKQETEQPLQLSLFAEEELRQLEADRRHWDKRLNMLAEELVREPARIEAIYEVKAVRVEPVGIVYLYPVSG from the coding sequence ATAAACCTTGAAGCCGGACAAATCGTTCGAGTACGCTCCCGACAGTATCTTGTAGAAGATGTAGTTCTTGGGCCGTCTGCTGAGGAAGACACTTTAGTTCGCCTTTCGTGTCTAGATGACGATGCACTAGGAGACCCCCTGGAAGTTTTGTGGGAGAGAGAAGTCGATGCTCAGTACATAGGTGCAACGAATTGGGATTTAGTTGCCAGCCGAGGATTTGACGATGCACGGCTGTTTTCTGCCTACCTGCACACACTGCGTTGGAACTGCGTCACTTCCATAGACCCAAAATTATTTCAGGCACCTTACAGGGCCGGGATTGAGGTGAAAGCTTATCAGCTAGAGCCACTACGTAAAGCCTTACTGATGCCTAGAGTAGCTCTGTTTATTGCCGATGATGTTGGTTTGGGCAAAACCATTGAAGCTGGGCTGATCCTCCGCGAAATGTTGATGCGCCAAAAAGTGAGGCGCGTTGTCATTTCCTGTCCGCCATCGGTGGTACGACAATGGCGGGATGAAATGGAGAGCCGATTTGGACTCACTTTTATGATTTTTGATCGAGAGTTTGTCGCCTCTGGTCGCCAAGAACGCGGCTATGGAATTAATCCTTGGACAACACACAACCGCTTTATTATTTCTCATGCGCTACTCCGAGATGAAACTTACGCTGCATCATTACGTGATTGGTTGGGTGATTTTTCTGCTGCATCGATGCTGATACTTGATGAGGCTCATAACGCTGCCCCAGCAAGTGGTGCCAAATATGCTGTTGATTCTCAATTGACACAAACTGTTCGGAACTTAGCTCGTCGATTTGAGCATAAGCTGTTTCTGTCTGCCACTCCCCATAACGGCCACTCTAACAGCTTTGCCGCATTACTAGAAATCCTTGACCCACAACGGTTTTGTCGAGGCGTACCCGTTCGCAACCCAAAACTACTTGATACTGTGATGGTAAGGCGATTAAAACGCGACCTACGGGAAATAGGAGAAGATTTTCCTAATCGCCAAGTTATCCCCATAGTTATTGATGGGCTACCTGCAAATGCCCCAGAATTAAAGCTGTCTCGATTGTTACAAGAGTATCGCCAACTACGTGAGGAGCGCCTAAAAGATACATCCAAATCTACTCAGAAGTCAGCGATGCTTGTTGTCATCTCTTTGCAAAAACGCCTACTCTCCTCTATCGAAGCATTTGCCAGAACTTTAAAGGTGCATCGTACTGCAATTGAAAAGCAAGCTACTTCTACTCCTAACACAGCTAAATTGTCACGTAATTTACCCCTACTTTGGCAACCCCCAGGGGTTGATGATGACCGCGCTGAACTTGATGAAATGGAAGTACAGGCGGAAGAAGATGCTCAGATGATGGCAGCAAGTAGTCAACCTACAACCTCTGCGCTTACAGCCCGCGAACTAGAACTACTAGAAGAAATGTCTGAGACTGCAAATGCTGCACGTTATCAGCCAGACCCCCGCATCAAAGAACTAGAAAATTGGATTCGTAGCAATCTCTGTTCAAATTTGGGTGAGGCAGGGGCTACTTGGAATGATCGCCGAGTAATTATATTTACTGAATATACAGATACAAAACGCTACCTCCAACAGCAATTAGAAGCGTTGATTGCAGGCTCAGACCGTGAACATCAACGCATTGATGTATTTCACGGTGGTATGGGCGAAGAACGCCGAGAAGCAATCAAATTAGCTTTTAATACCGACCCATCTCGCCATCCTCTGCGTATCCTGATTGCCACTGACGCAGCGCGGGAGGGAGTAAACCTACAAAATAACTGTGCCGATTTGTTCCACTTTGACGTTCCCTGGAACCCCAGCCGCATGGAACAGCGTAATGGGCGGATTGATAGAAAACTGCAACGATCGCCTATTGTTCGCTGTTACTATTTTGCATTGCCACAGCGAGCCGAAGACCGGGTACTAGATATCTTAATTAAAAAGACAGCAACCATACAAAAAGAACTGGGTAGCCTTTCCCCAGTGGTAGAGAAGAATTTATCAAGATTGCTGGAAGGGGGTATTCGCCATGAAGAAGCAAATTCAATTGCTGAGGTGATTAAAAAAGTAGACCAGTCTGAGACTCAAGCCAACGCTTTCTCCCAAGTAGTTGATGAAGAATTGGAGGAAATTAGACTTCAGAAAGAGCAATTGGTTAACCAAGTGGCACAACTTCAAGAAATGCTCAAAAGTTCGCAGGACTGGTTGGGACTGGATGACCGCCATTTTCGGGATGCTATTTCCGCTTCTTTGGAAATTTTGGGAGTAAGTTCGCTCGCACCTGTGGATGCTAATGAGGCGGCTAATGACCCTACTACTGCGCGTTGGATAGTACCATCTCTCGACCAACGCTTGGGAGCAGATCCCACCTGGGCTAATACTCTTGATACCTTAAGAATACCGCGAAAACACGGTCAAAAACCTTGGGAATGGCGACGGGAGGCTCCCATTCGTCCGGTAATTTTCCGCGATCCTGGTACGTTGGATGGTGATGTAGTTCACTTGCATTTGGAACACCGGGTAGTGCAGCGGTTATTGGGACGCTTTTTATCGCAAGGTTTTACACACCATGAATTAACTCGTGCTTGCGTCTGTCTCACGGATGAACCCCTACCTAAAGTGTTAATTTTAGGACGCTTATCTTTATATGGCGATCGCGCCACTAGATTACATGATGAAGTAATTGCTGTGGCTGCGGAATGGTCAGACCCAGTAACTAGAGGGCGTAAAAAGTTACAAGCTTTACCAGAAGGACAAAAGGATGATGTTTTAGCTTTACTGGAAAATTCCTTGGCTTCTCCCCGGTTGCGAGAGGTTCCTGCATCAGTTAGACAACGCTTATGTCAAGCTACATCTGAGGATGTGGGAGAGTTGACACCACATTTGCATAAACGTGCAGAGGTGCTAGCTGAACGCGCCAAGAAAAAGCTGACAGCACGGGGACAAAAGGAAGCTGAGGAAATGAAGAAGATTTTAGAGGAACAACGCGATCGCATTTTCAAAACTAAACAAGAAACTGAACAACCCCTACAGCTTTCGTTATTTGCTGAAGAAGAGTTGCGTCAGTTAGAAGCAGACCGTCGCCATTGGGATAAGCGGCTAAATATGCTAGCTGAAGAGTTGGTGCGCGAACCCGCGCGAATTGAAGCAATTTATGAAGTGAAGGCGGTACGGGTGGAGCCTGTAGGTATAGTTTATTTGTATCCAGTTAGCGGTTAG
- a CDS encoding AbiU2 domain-containing protein codes for MYTPKEHLQDIVNNGIKFDLLAAETAIVLYETIGNYQSELADKNFEHLFGTIQLLLAKDIVLSISKIFDHNDRFSLRSLYAAIKIINNNSHELKIQYRIQLEEKLGIWGLDRKCLIAMTDSELTTIVAKVLNDKMPFKDDMKAIKNIRDKRLAHDESIDEAKISVIMWQELDNLVELAKSILGIIGNHYLGSLYEINGEYTLSEDALIESRSLVRLFKQAGIIS; via the coding sequence ATGTATACGCCGAAAGAGCATCTGCAAGATATCGTTAACAACGGTATAAAATTTGATTTATTGGCAGCAGAAACAGCAATAGTCTTGTATGAAACTATTGGTAATTACCAATCCGAATTAGCTGACAAAAATTTTGAGCATTTATTTGGAACTATACAACTACTGTTAGCAAAAGATATAGTTCTTTCCATCAGTAAGATTTTTGATCATAACGATAGATTTAGTTTGAGAAGTCTTTATGCTGCTATTAAAATAATTAATAATAACTCTCATGAATTAAAAATACAATATAGAATCCAATTAGAAGAAAAATTAGGTATTTGGGGTTTAGACAGAAAATGTCTAATAGCTATGACTGACTCAGAGCTTACAACTATTGTTGCCAAAGTACTTAATGATAAAATGCCATTTAAAGATGACATGAAAGCAATTAAAAATATAAGAGATAAGCGTTTAGCTCATGATGAATCTATTGATGAAGCTAAAATATCTGTAATTATGTGGCAAGAACTAGATAATCTAGTAGAACTTGCTAAGAGTATACTTGGGATTATTGGTAATCATTATCTTGGTAGTTTATATGAAATAAATGGAGAATACACTCTTTCTGAAGATGCACTAATCGAGAGCCGATCATTAGTTAGGCTTTTCAAACAAGCTGGTATTATTAGTTAA
- a CDS encoding transposase family protein, with the protein MSEIEIIKAFAGLEDPRRRAGQRHTLPLCLALFTLAIAAGNK; encoded by the coding sequence ATGTCTGAAATCGAAATTATAAAAGCTTTTGCAGGTCTAGAAGACCCCCGTCGCCGCGCCGGACAGCGACATACCCTACCATTATGTCTAGCATTATTCACATTGGCGATCGCCGCGGGAAATAAGTAG
- a CDS encoding ISAs1 family transposase, translating to MGDWISSYDEQLIDLFKPAKNRLPSYSTVRRTLLHINYEQYSVCLANFFDIKPVSGETVGMDGKVLKGSYQIENDNPHSDSHPAIMLVSSYIVERGLILEPFEVDAKTNEIKALPQLIEKLALKGVVFAFDAINTQKKLVS from the coding sequence ATTGGAGATTGGATTTCAAGCTACGACGAGCAGTTGATTGACCTTTTTAAACCCGCAAAAAATAGGCTCCCTTCTTACAGTACAGTACGTCGTACTTTATTACACATAAATTACGAGCAGTATTCTGTGTGTCTCGCCAATTTCTTTGACATTAAACCAGTCTCTGGGGAAACTGTTGGTATGGATGGAAAAGTTCTTAAAGGCTCATATCAAATTGAAAATGATAATCCCCATTCTGATTCCCACCCAGCAATTATGTTGGTCAGCTCTTATATTGTCGAGCGGGGCTTGATTTTAGAACCGTTTGAAGTTGATGCCAAAACCAATGAAATTAAAGCTTTACCACAGTTGATTGAAAAATTGGCTTTAAAGGGAGTTGTTTTTGCCTTTGATGCTATTAATACCCAAAAAAAACTTGTGAGTTGA
- a CDS encoding tyrosine-type recombinase/integrase, with amino-acid sequence MVFNDSESKLYFHRIEQIWLKELTKKYIFYRAANLEFSSICGNLKAIKSFGLFLSSFFPELININQINERILTDYYIYLKQEKYKASHRTRHLIQLKVFLDVGNSQGWFDISHEFLRDWIGVTHKDIKVTPRFIPDDVLSQLNQHLVTLPEPVQRMVLIIQECGLRVSELIGLNFDCLQQDSKGGWFLRFIRWKMKKEDIIPISHELAGVIKAQQDFIRNSLGGEYIYLFCASSRYFKNQDLVEFSPLPKLILAQIFNQYLNWLAKKFDIRDSSLKNWHFQSHQFRHSVGTKMINNNVPHHIIQRYLGHTSPTMTSVYAHIMDSTLKKQIDTYHKVVNITGEVLKSNFPELDNNTDLQWMKKQVLGEVLAHGYCALPAHIDCFKGNACLQCGDFRTTKEFLDKHKEHRERTHQALEVAANNNWKRQLQVNEKVMSNLNNIINELEKDL; translated from the coding sequence GTGGTATTTAACGACTCAGAAAGTAAGTTGTACTTTCATCGTATAGAGCAAATATGGCTTAAAGAGTTAACTAAAAAATATATTTTTTATCGAGCTGCTAATTTAGAATTTTCAAGTATTTGTGGAAACTTAAAAGCTATCAAGAGTTTTGGTTTATTTCTATCCAGTTTCTTTCCGGAATTAATCAATATTAATCAAATTAATGAAAGGATTCTAACTGACTACTACATTTACTTAAAGCAAGAAAAATATAAAGCATCTCATAGAACAAGACATTTAATACAATTAAAGGTTTTTTTGGATGTAGGTAATAGCCAAGGTTGGTTTGATATTTCTCACGAATTCTTAAGGGATTGGATAGGTGTAACACATAAAGATATTAAGGTAACACCTCGGTTCATTCCCGATGATGTATTATCACAACTTAACCAGCATCTTGTGACTTTACCAGAACCAGTACAACGGATGGTGCTAATTATTCAAGAATGTGGATTAAGGGTGAGTGAGCTGATCGGCTTAAATTTTGATTGTTTGCAGCAAGATTCTAAAGGAGGATGGTTTCTTAGATTCATACGCTGGAAGATGAAAAAAGAAGATATTATTCCTATTTCTCACGAACTAGCAGGAGTTATTAAGGCACAACAAGACTTTATTCGTAACTCACTAGGAGGGGAGTATATATACTTGTTTTGTGCTTCAAGTCGCTATTTTAAAAATCAAGACTTAGTAGAATTTTCTCCACTACCTAAACTCATATTAGCTCAGATATTTAATCAATATTTAAATTGGTTAGCTAAGAAGTTTGATATTCGTGATAGTTCTCTAAAAAATTGGCACTTTCAAAGTCATCAATTTCGTCATAGTGTTGGAACAAAGATGATTAACAATAATGTTCCACATCATATCATTCAGCGATATCTAGGACATACTTCGCCAACTATGACTTCAGTATATGCTCACATAATGGATTCTACTTTAAAAAAGCAAATCGATACCTACCATAAAGTCGTCAATATTACTGGAGAAGTTCTTAAATCAAATTTCCCAGAATTAGACAATAATACAGACTTACAATGGATGAAAAAACAAGTTTTAGGTGAAGTTTTAGCTCATGGATACTGTGCTTTACCTGCACATATAGATTGTTTTAAGGGTAATGCTTGTCTTCAATGTGGGGATTTTCGTACTACCAAAGAATTTCTAGACAAACACAAAGAACATAGAGAACGTACTCACCAAGCTTTAGAAGTAGCAGCAAACAATAACTGGAAGCGCCAACTTCAAGTTAATGAAAAAGTTATGAGTAACTTAAACAATATTATTAATGAGTTGGAGAAAGATTTATGA
- a CDS encoding DUF6262 family protein: MNSGKIRRIAALSNAALEKKRLATEATDKAIRNLTSLNQSITVANVARLAGVSTSYIYKYPELKERIDSLRNQQVPVRTSQKAASNNSQTTIIYTLREEIKRLNTMLGESKNANQLLIGKIYQQQETQNLIGYFKSENKKQAQEIQELQNEIDIIKQELQFFQATKVHHHPKIIPLNNNIVSEKIIDITIYSEIKSQLELVGIKLNPTLTKLIESSSVQQVKNAISIVQETLLTGTKIRSKVGLFRKALESDWMPSQLDEEREVNQLEATFSEWYKLAKASGLVIASQKTEEGIIVYEPNGQAISFENMLERGWTLDYLQLQNQR; encoded by the coding sequence ATGAATTCGGGTAAGATTCGACGAATTGCTGCTCTAAGTAATGCAGCTCTTGAGAAAAAACGTTTAGCAACAGAAGCAACAGATAAAGCCATTAGAAATTTAACTAGTTTGAATCAATCCATAACTGTAGCTAACGTAGCTAGATTAGCTGGAGTTTCTACTAGTTATATATACAAGTATCCAGAGTTAAAAGAACGCATTGATTCCCTAAGAAATCAACAAGTTCCAGTACGGACTTCACAAAAAGCCGCATCAAATAATTCCCAAACTACAATTATCTACACCCTCCGAGAAGAAATCAAACGATTGAATACTATGTTAGGAGAATCTAAAAATGCTAATCAGTTGCTAATCGGTAAAATCTATCAGCAACAAGAGACTCAAAACCTTATTGGATATTTCAAGAGTGAAAATAAAAAACAAGCACAAGAAATACAAGAACTTCAAAATGAAATAGATATAATCAAACAAGAGTTGCAATTTTTTCAAGCCACCAAAGTCCATCATCATCCTAAAATTATTCCTTTGAATAACAACATAGTCAGTGAAAAAATAATTGACATAACTATTTATTCTGAGATAAAATCTCAATTAGAGCTAGTAGGAATAAAACTCAATCCGACACTAACTAAACTGATAGAATCTTCATCAGTCCAACAAGTCAAGAACGCTATATCAATAGTTCAAGAGACTTTACTTACAGGAACAAAAATCCGGTCAAAAGTTGGATTATTCCGAAAAGCATTAGAATCCGATTGGATGCCTTCCCAGTTAGATGAAGAAAGAGAGGTTAACCAACTAGAAGCCACTTTCTCTGAGTGGTACAAACTAGCAAAGGCATCTGGTCTTGTTATCGCTAGCCAGAAAACAGAAGAAGGCATTATCGTTTATGAGCCGAATGGCCAAGCCATATCCTTTGAAAATATGCTTGAACGTGGATGGACTTTAGATTATTTACAACTCCAGAATCAGCGATGA
- a CDS encoding helix-turn-helix domain-containing protein produces MKDLRLRVGKRAEEIAVELGVAVSTVRNWDQLKTAPRMTPVGLQKLMQVYNCTFDELVQAELESENV; encoded by the coding sequence ATGAAAGATTTAAGGCTAAGGGTAGGAAAAAGAGCAGAAGAAATAGCTGTGGAGCTTGGCGTAGCCGTCTCTACGGTTCGGAACTGGGATCAATTGAAAACAGCTCCCCGGATGACCCCAGTGGGACTTCAAAAACTTATGCAAGTCTACAACTGTACTTTTGATGAGCTAGTACAGGCGGAACTGGAGTCTGAAAATGTTTGA
- a CDS encoding four helix bundle protein — MSQQKDITDRTFNFAVRIVNLCKVLDERPGVGRVLYKQLIRSGTSIGANVEESQSAQSKADFVHKLEIALKEARETRYWLRIMISTQIIEPSKLSSLLTESEELIKIIASIIVKTKQNNPK, encoded by the coding sequence ATGAGTCAACAAAAAGATATTACAGATAGAACATTCAACTTTGCCGTTAGAATAGTCAACTTATGCAAAGTATTAGATGAAAGACCAGGAGTAGGGCGAGTTTTATATAAACAGCTAATTAGGTCTGGAACTTCTATAGGTGCAAATGTTGAAGAATCTCAATCTGCTCAAAGCAAAGCTGACTTTGTGCATAAACTAGAAATTGCTCTTAAAGAAGCCAGAGAAACAAGATATTGGCTGAGAATCATGATAAGTACCCAAATCATAGAACCATCAAAATTGTCGTCTTTGCTAACTGAAAGCGAAGAACTCATCAAAATAATCGCATCAATAATAGTCAAAACCAAGCAAAACAATCCTAAATAA
- a CDS encoding DUF1392 domain-containing protein: MIDHINALQKSWYLSPPWGRTIPPVEVNLLERVYLRTTRTFGYCCGMQWKHECWIYSIDCRNEILHATQNQIIGTGELEAISVQKPAFVLGERVMLCSHDKGTKQRLILGIGLVNNSWFYVVELVSPTLTQSRTISNRFSLVGEKSLVRVNV, translated from the coding sequence ATGATTGACCATATTAACGCGCTTCAAAAAAGCTGGTATCTCTCCCCACCTTGGGGTCGAACAATTCCACCCGTTGAGGTGAATTTACTGGAGAGAGTATATCTACGAACCACGAGAACATTTGGCTATTGTTGCGGTATGCAATGGAAGCATGAGTGCTGGATTTATTCAATTGATTGCCGCAATGAAATCCTTCACGCCACACAGAATCAAATCATCGGAACTGGAGAACTAGAAGCCATCAGTGTGCAGAAACCTGCTTTTGTTTTGGGCGAAAGAGTGATGCTCTGTTCTCACGACAAGGGAACAAAACAACGGCTGATTCTGGGGATTGGGCTGGTGAATAATTCTTGGTTTTACGTTGTTGAATTGGTGTCGCCAACCTTGACTCAATCACGGACTATATCTAATCGTTTCTCACTGGTTGGTGAAAAAAGTTTGGTGCGCGTGAATGTCTAA
- a CDS encoding alpha-ketoglutarate-dependent dioxygenase AlkB family protein, whose protein sequence is MSLFDEPTIVLPANYYPEFLNKEEADELYQHCQQLQWQQNQIRMLGKTMPVPRLECIYGDEGCDYLYSKSVLLKPLPWTDALAKLRDRITATTDYNFRIVIGNQYRSGQDSIGWHNDSESSMGLNPAIASISLGSVRKFQIKPIGGKPTDFWLEHGSLLVMLPGCQSTHLHQVPKTNKVVSTRINLTFRPHVGGKR, encoded by the coding sequence ATGTCGCTTTTTGATGAACCTACCATAGTTTTACCAGCCAACTATTATCCAGAGTTTCTGAACAAGGAAGAAGCCGACGAACTCTATCAACATTGTCAGCAACTGCAATGGCAACAGAATCAAATACGTATGCTGGGTAAAACAATGCCTGTGCCTCGCCTAGAGTGCATTTATGGCGATGAAGGCTGTGATTACCTCTACTCAAAAAGCGTACTACTCAAACCACTACCTTGGACAGACGCTCTGGCTAAGTTACGCGACAGAATCACCGCCACTACTGATTATAACTTTCGCATCGTCATTGGCAATCAATATAGGAGCGGACAAGACAGTATCGGCTGGCACAACGATAGTGAATCATCAATGGGGCTAAATCCCGCGATCGCATCAATCAGTTTAGGTTCGGTTCGTAAATTCCAAATCAAGCCCATCGGGGGTAAGCCGACTGACTTTTGGTTGGAGCATGGCAGTCTGCTGGTGATGCTTCCAGGCTGTCAGAGTACTCATCTGCATCAAGTTCCGAAGACCAATAAGGTCGTTAGTACACGGATTAATCTGACTTTTCGACCGCACGTTGGAGGTAAAAGGTAA
- a CDS encoding replicative DNA helicase, whose amino-acid sequence MHPNQDNVVSFHPDKSLDNLPPQNIEAEVAILGGIMLDPEAITRVSDRLVVEAFYISAHSYIYQAAVQLHATYQPTDLLSVTAWLSDHNLLNRIGGRNKLATLVDRTVSAVNIDALADLVMEKYRRRQLIKVGNEIVQLGYETQTELPLVLGQAEAKVFTVTQNQSDERCKVFSAQDMGFELFQKLEMGNMAGDRIGWYDLENITGGIYPSSLVVVAAESHMGKTHFMISYAYEIMTKLGLPVLYVTPEMDKNQLNARMLARITGVDASMIQTNTQCYWEQIAQGIGQMVELPWKVYEHSSPTTAMIASAVRRAIAEFGGSIGAVFIDYLQQIPLESGGNMAFEVGKITRQIRDIAKSHKIPVFLGCQINRGNQTTADKRPNRHLLRNSGEIFEVCDQLIMLYRDAVYTKDPSDRTIELIVEKNRLYGKLGTATMLCDLSTSKFLNLAR is encoded by the coding sequence ATGCACCCTAATCAAGACAACGTAGTTTCTTTTCACCCTGACAAGTCACTTGACAATTTGCCTCCACAAAATATCGAAGCGGAAGTTGCGATTTTGGGCGGGATTATGCTTGACCCAGAAGCAATAACTAGAGTCAGTGATCGCCTAGTAGTGGAAGCTTTTTACATCAGCGCCCACTCATATATCTATCAAGCCGCAGTCCAACTTCATGCTACATACCAACCCACAGATTTACTAAGCGTCACCGCATGGTTGTCTGATCACAATCTGCTGAACCGCATTGGTGGCAGAAATAAGTTAGCGACTTTGGTAGACCGCACTGTGTCCGCCGTCAACATCGATGCTTTAGCTGATTTGGTGATGGAGAAATACCGACGGCGACAGCTAATCAAAGTGGGCAATGAAATTGTCCAACTCGGTTACGAGACGCAAACTGAACTGCCACTTGTTCTTGGGCAAGCTGAGGCGAAAGTTTTCACTGTAACTCAAAATCAAAGCGATGAACGTTGCAAGGTTTTCTCAGCACAAGACATGGGCTTTGAACTGTTCCAAAAGCTGGAGATGGGAAACATGGCAGGCGACAGAATTGGTTGGTACGACCTCGAAAATATCACCGGTGGCATTTATCCGAGCAGTTTAGTTGTAGTAGCTGCTGAATCCCACATGGGGAAAACTCACTTCATGATTTCTTATGCTTACGAAATCATGACTAAGCTCGGATTACCAGTTCTGTATGTAACTCCAGAAATGGATAAGAATCAACTCAATGCCCGAATGCTGGCCCGAATCACAGGCGTAGACGCTTCTATGATTCAAACCAATACCCAATGCTACTGGGAGCAAATAGCACAGGGTATAGGACAGATGGTGGAACTGCCTTGGAAAGTCTATGAGCATTCCTCCCCTACAACCGCAATGATTGCTTCTGCAGTGCGCCGTGCTATTGCCGAATTTGGTGGTTCTATTGGTGCTGTGTTTATTGATTACTTGCAGCAGATTCCTTTGGAATCCGGCGGAAATATGGCCTTTGAAGTCGGCAAGATTACCCGCCAGATTCGGGATATTGCCAAGTCTCACAAAATCCCTGTTTTCTTGGGCTGTCAAATCAATCGGGGGAATCAAACAACGGCTGATAAACGCCCTAATCGCCATTTACTCCGCAACTCTGGCGAAATCTTTGAGGTATGCGACCAGTTAATCATGCTTTACCGCGATGCTGTCTACACAAAAGACCCAAGCGACCGCACTATTGAGTTGATTGTTGAGAAAAACCGCCTTTACGGTAAGCTCGGCACTGCGACGATGTTGTGCGATTTATCTACATCGAAATTTTTGAACTTGGCGAGATAA
- a CDS encoding four helix bundle protein: MNQKISIADRTKALAIRIVKACTFLDEKPGVCRTLSKQLLRSGTSIGANVKEAQSAQSDKDFLSKLEIALKEERETEYWLEILIEAELVDKNKFESLLQETREIGKILVASTRKVKEKIKQ, from the coding sequence ATGAATCAAAAAATTAGTATCGCTGATAGAACGAAAGCTTTAGCAATAAGAATAGTCAAAGCTTGTACTTTTTTAGATGAAAAGCCCGGAGTTTGTCGAACATTATCAAAGCAGTTGCTCCGAAGTGGTACTTCTATAGGTGCAAATGTTAAAGAAGCTCAATCTGCCCAATCTGATAAAGACTTTCTAAGCAAATTAGAAATTGCGCTTAAGGAAGAAAGAGAGACTGAATACTGGTTAGAAATATTAATCGAGGCAGAATTGGTTGATAAAAATAAGTTTGAGTCCTTGCTTCAAGAAACTAGAGAAATTGGAAAAATCTTAGTTGCATCTACTCGAAAAGTTAAAGAGAAAATCAAGCAATGA